GTTGTCTAACACAAACTTCAATTTCAGTTATAACAGGAGGGGTACTAGCAAGTCAGGCCATACGTTGCTGAGTGGGGTAGTGCGACAGCAGGAGTCTGGCCACATTATGAGCAGTTTGATCTATAGTAGATTTCAACGAACATTTGCAGAGGTACGTGACCGCAACATGTTGACCCAGATGAGTTTGCTCTGCCAACTACAGAGGATATGTATCAGGGTCAGTCCACAACGGTCACTCAACAGCACACAGTACTTTCTATTTATCCAAGATAACGAGCATTTACATATTGGGTGATACATATTAAATACCACCATGATTTTGCAGGCTCGGACAACCGATCTTCAGCTCAGTAGATACTCGTGTTCCGTATCCACTGGGCCTCTTCTGCCGCGGGAGTAGCAGTTGTCCTGGGTGAGGCGTTTGGAGGAGAATCTACGCGGCTATTACGTGCAGCCCTACGTCGGACGTGGTTCTTCCTCCTTCCTCATCTCGTTCACCTCACGGTTTCGATCTTGCTCCGTCCTTAATTTTTTTATATGTCTCTCCCTCTCCGCTTTATCATTAGCAGCAGCTTGTTCCTAGTTCTACTCCTCAAAGAACCTTGCTCATGCACGCCTATTTTTTCCTCAACCTCATGACGCGCCCAATCTGGCTTCTCCGTATCTATCCGGTGAAACCACTTGCACAGGGACGGTGGAGACTGGAACAGAAACAATAACATTAATCCAGAAAATATAGACTAGAAATATGCCTAATCATCATTCTGTTAGATCATACTGACGGCCTCGTGGATGACAAAGATGAAATAGAGAGTGCATTATGATCATAGTTTGCACACATGAAAATGCCGAACCTATCAAAGATATCATCCACCTACTTCACCTTCGCAAGACGGCCGCGCCAACACTACTCCGCTCTCACATCGGGGGCAAACTtgcatccttcttcttcattggccTAAAATCTTGTTTGTGCAGGCACACTTATGGTAGCTAAGGGTGAGCCGGCAGGAAGAGGAGAGGTAGAAGCACTTGTGGAGCAAAGAGTGTCGATGCCTCATTTTATAGAAAAATCGGCGAGAAGGTGGCAGAAAAATATGATGGGAGAGAGTGGCGGGAGAGAGGTGGCGAGAAAAAGTTTGTCGAGGGAGGTGGGAGAGAATGGAGGGAAAACGAATGCCAGACAATCATCAGAACAAGGCTGtgttgtgatcatgcaaatggtTGGGGCCTAGCAGGCCGATCGGCGGCCGCCGCCACGGACCAGACTGGCCGACGGCCTGATTGGAAATCAACCGGCCGAATCGGGCTCTAGAACCAGATTGACTCACATATTCGAAAAATTGTGAAAATGCGTAATATTCCCGGAAATTATTAAACAATTTGTATTACTTAGAAAAAATCACCTGATATTAGGGGAGCTGCGCTTCTGGCCCAATTAAGCAAGTGTATCTATATTCCTCCATCCACTGCTATTTTATTAAATCTATGTCCGCCGTGTTGTATGGTCGATTTCattagtaagagcatctccatcgaCCTGTCCTAAATAGGGTCGGTAGTAGCGCTGGCATAACGCTATTGGAAACGCCGACACAAGGCCCCTAGGTATAGAGACGTCGGGTCCCACACCGGAAACCCTGTGGTTTCTGGCAACCAACCAAATATAGCTAATTCATGACTTGCAACATTTTGCGATGGTGGAACCTTGGATATTTTGATAATCTCTTAATCACCAGATGTCCCAGCAGTCTAGATATCACCTGGTTTTTCGAAGGGTCGTGCTAGGCGTCGATCGGCTGATTTTGGGATAAAAATCGATCGTGGATCACGCTCTGCTGCTGCATGTTGCTGTCCAGCCAGATGTGTCGCGTCTTCCCACCTCCCGCACCGCACGCTTAGAAAAGACCTGACGATTTCTGTCCCAGGTCAAGCCAGCTAGACTAGCTTGTAACTAGTTGTTGGATACATCACGTCTCGTGAATGGTTAGTGTTTGCTTTCACTGTTTCTCTCCCTAACGTAAAGTGAATGAAGCTAAGGTGTTTACAATAAAAAATAATCCTAACGAGGTGTTCATAACAATACTTCGTCTGTTTTGTCTTATTTAATCGACGCGGCATATACACGTACCCACCCTACTAGCTCTTCCTCAACTCAATTTATTAGTTAACAATGATCAGTAAAGTATTTACAAAAAATTTACAATAAATTAGTAAAGTATTTACAACAAATAATTATCAGCAAATTACAAAAAAAATAGGTATTTACATCAAATCTGTAAAGTATTTTCAACAAATTTAAGAAAAAAATTGGGTATTTACAacaaattcgtgacaacaaatGAGCAACATATTGACAACAATAATTAGCAACAAAAAACAACAAATAATTTGGGTGTTCACAACAAATGGCCAGCAACAGttttaacaaaaaaaaacaattCCCAAAGTATATTTACAACAAATTACCAATATAtttacaataaaaattaacatcaaACATAAAAAATAATATTACCGTACCCGTGCCCCACAACTCCATAGCGAGCATTAGTGGCTTGAAACAAGCTTAGCTGTGGATGGGTGCTAGTCTAGAAGCTAGGCCTCCAAAACATGCCATGCTTGGCTTGTAGGGAAAAAAGAAGCTAGCCAAAGTCAGCTAATATCTCCCTTGAGGCGGTTAGAGGACGTATCCTATGCACCCATCCATTTGGTGAAACCTGTGCACCAACCTACAAAATACATGCAAATATACTGTAAAAAATCTGAGAATAATTTAGCACGTAGATACGACATATATCTGCAATGCTACGAAAGAAAACTTGATCGAAACTTAGACAGATcttgaaaaataaaaataacaaaTTTAGCTCTTGTGATATTAATGGGCTGAATTCACAGCCCAGCTAGAAATAAGTACTGTTTAAACATGATTTGTCTTTTTAGTTCATGATATGTATCTGGATCTTGAAATCGAAATTTTGTGGCATTGTAGATCTATGATGTATCTACATTCATAAATATATTTTTTACAGTATATTTGCATGTATTTTGTAGGTTGGTGCACAGGTTTCACCAAATGGATGGGTGCATAGGATACGTCCTCGGTTAGCCTGCTGCTGATGGACCTCTCCGCGCTTTAGGGTCATTTCACTGAGGAGGAGGTTTGGGAGGCAATCCGTGCCATGCCGCCAAACAAATCACCTGGCCTAGACAGTTTCACCTCAGAATTCTATTGCCATTGTTGGCCCATTATCAAGGTGGATGTGATGGCGGCCATGCATGCGCTATGGCTTGGCAGGGACCAGTTCTTCGGTGATCTCAATGGGGCTCTCATCACCTTGCTCCCTATAAAGGATGGAGCGGTGGATCTCCAGGATTTTCGACCCATTAGCCTTGTCCACAGTTTCGCGCGCCTCTTCACCAAGGTTTTGGCAAGAAGGCTCGCACCACGCATGGCTGACCTTGTCGATGAAAACCAAACGGCTTTCATCCTTGGAAGATGCATACAGGACAACTTCCTCTTAGTTAAAGAGTCCGCGAGGTTGCTGCAGCTTAAGAGGATCCCCTCGCTGCTGCTCAAGATCGACATCGCCAAGGCATTTGACAGTATCGCTTGTCCTTTCCTCATTAGTGTGCTTCGGCAGCGAGGCTTTGGCGATAGGTGGATCAACTGGGTTACCCTTCTGCTGCGAACGGCGAGCACCAGGGTGCTTGTCAACGGTTTCGCCAGGAGCGCGTTCAGCCACGGCCGTGGTTTACGGCAAGGGGACCCCATCTTCCCCTTGCTGTTTTTCATCGCCATGGACGTCCTCTTCTGCATGTTGCGAGCTGTATAGCAAGCCGGGGTCCTTGCGGACCTCAACACCTTTGGGCTGCGCCACCGCCTATCCCTCTATGCCGAAGATGTCGTCATATTCGCCAGGCCGTGCAAGTTTGAGTTGACGGCAATATGGGCCCTGCTGGACTGCTTTGGTGGTGCATCTGGGCTGAGAGCCAACAATGCCAAGAGCACGGCGGCTCCCATCCGATGCCCTCCAGGAACCCTTGATGAGATCGAGGGGGCCTTGTCGTGCCTTTTGACAGAGCTGCCTTGCCGGTATCTGGGCCTTCCTCTCTTCATCGGTAAGCCAAGGAAAGCAGAGCTCCACACCGCCATCGACAAACTCGCGGACCAGCTACCTTTTTGGAAAGCGCGGTTGCTTTCCCGTGAAGGACGCCTCGTCTACGTTTAGGCGGTCATGGGTGCGTCATTTGTCTACCAGTTGCTCGCGCTTGACCTCGATCCATGGTTCTTCAAGGCGGTGGACAAAATCCGGCGAGGGTTTCTGTGGGCTGGCACTAATGACGCTAAGGGTGGATGTTGCCCGGTTGTTTGGAGGCTAGTTTTCCAACCCAAGGGCCTTGGGGGTTTGGGCCTACACGACCTACGTCGCATGAACATAGCCTTGCGTACGCGGTGGTTGTGGTTCAACAAGACTGATGCTCAGAAACCATGGGCGGGCCTTGATGTCAACCGACAAGGACTGCGTCGTGCTATTCAACGCCTCCATGCGCATAGAGCTTGGCAATGGGGAGACGACCCTGTTTTGGGAGGACCCCTGGACTGGTGGACTTGCGGCATAGGCCGTAGCGCCTGACCTCCTTCCCCTTGTGAGGCCGGCTGTGCGCCGCCGGCGGTCGGTACGGGACGGCCTCCTAGGTAACTCCTGGGCCTCCAACATCTCAGGAGCTCTAACGGTTCCGGCGGTGGTTCAGTACTTGCGCTTGTGGGCTGCAGTGGCTGTTGTGCAGTTCCAGGAGCGTGGAGAAGACAATGCGGACAAGGTCACTTGGAAGTGGTGAGGCGATGGTCAATTCTCTTCCAAAACGGCTTATCGCCTGCTGTTCCAAGGCACCGTCGGCCTGCCCAGAGCACACTTGGTTTGGCACTCCTTTGCGCCGCTCAAATTCAAGATGCACGCTTGGCTTGCACTGCGGAGGCGGTGTTGGACGGCAGACCGACGTCTCCGAAGAGGGTTGCCATCCCATTCGTTGTGCCCGCTGTGCGGCGTTGCGGACGAGACCCTAGACCACATATCCTTGCAGTGCATCTTTGCTCATGAGGTTTGGGCTGGCCTCATCGCGCGGTTGGATCTCCCCGCCATCCTGCCCGGGCACGATGCCACCCTCAATGAGTGGTGGTATAACGCCTCTGGGCGATTCCGTCACGCCGACCGCAAGAAAGCCAACCCCGTCATCACATTAACCCTTCGATACCTTTGGTTAGAACGAAATGCTAGGGTTTTTGAGGGGCATAGGTCCACCGCGAGAGAGACCTTGAGCTTGATCTTGGAGGAGTGGCGGGCTTGGTCAGATTGTAGAGGTGGGTTAGTGAGAGTAGTGCGCTAGTGCTCCTCGGCCTTATGCCGTTCTCAATCACCCAAAGTGTCGGTTGAGCTGGTGGTGCTTGGAAGGACTCACCTTCCGAGTTGTAATCGTGTTGTATGGGACATTCTTTTCGTCCGTCTTCTCAAGCTTCATACAATAGTGCGCAGATCTCCTGCGGGTTCTCGAGAAAAAGAAAAGTCAGCTAAAGAGCTCGGCAAGTCGTAGGGGTTAATTAGCTCATGTGTCATGTCCTGCTTGTGTTCATACTAGAAGCGAAGCAGTAAATTGTCAGCTGGTGTGGAATCTAGTCACGTAAGAAGCAACTAGCGAACTGGCTAGAACGAGAAAAGCGCGCGTGTAGGTCAGGATGGAAAATCGTCGTGCGCTGTCTGGGACGACCGATCTTTTTCAGCCGATCGGTCACCGGATATTAAGCGTTTCCCTTTTTCAAAGGTTAAAATTCAGTTTTTCAGTCCGATACATCTATCGTGAGAACCTAAGCAGCTGGTCTAGTCGGAGCCAATTGGCCTGGTCTAGGATGAGCCGCACGTTCTGCCCCTACACCTCTGAATCTTCAGAGGAGATTTATGCCTTCAATAAGTTTGACCAAACAAAAAAATATATGAAGGGAGAATCGCTAGTTCTGGCTAAATATGGTTCCACACATGGGCAAGCATTTGATGCATGAGCACGCAATCATTTGACACAGCGCAATATTTTTCGGTATTTTCTAACTCTCAACATCGCATAATAAGGATATATGCACAAAGAGATCACACCTAGCCTCAGCATAACCAAATGCACCCATTGCTTACGGAGCCACACAAAAATTGTAACATAGGAAGGACAAATAGTTTAGTCCATCTTGGAGGTACCAATGACTGCAACCTGAGCTTCAATGCAGCACTTTGTTTTCACCAAATAACCAATTGTTGGGTCCTTGAAATCTTCTAGCGTTTTGAACCTGCGGAATCCCCATGTGGGATAATTCTTTGAGAATTCGCACCGACCTATAGTTCCCAAAAAAAAGTGTCAACAAGTGTGATGATAATAATTTAGCATCTGAACACTGGTTCATTGGGTTAAAAAGTCTGCTAGGTGTGAACCTTTTCCTTTTTCTCCATTGTTGTCTCCAGTTTCCAGTTTTTTGATGCATATGCTGAATTGTACAAGGTTTGCGGAGTTCCGATGTAGTGTATCCGGCACCTTCATGGTCAGGAACAAGGAGATGTAGGTCCCATTCTCATCGGATGGGTTGATAGTGATGAACCTGAAAATAGGATAGCATCACACAGTTTTACTGCATCATTGACAAAAGGAGGTAGAACTGCAACGATGATCTTCAGTGCTAACTTTGGAAAAAGCATGAGAGCCTTTACGTTCAAATGTGAATTCAGTAAATTGAAGCCGGTACCATTTGTGTCCACAGAGCTCAAACTCAGGAGAGTAGCTTGGGCCCTTCAACGTGAAGAAGTCCTCAATGTTCCACGTGTAGACTTGCGGGGCATTGCAAACGCTGTTAATCTTCAACACCTCTGACTTATAATTAGCTTTAGCAGCTACAACTTTGATCAGCTCAACACCGAAAACACAGGTGTTGTTGACGAGGAATCCAGAGGACTTGTCCTTGAGCGCTGCGAGAGGAACTATGCATGGGGTCCGGCAGCACCTGCTTGCAATCTCAAAAACGTGGCTCGCTGCAAATGAAATATTCAAAGGTAAGGCAGAAACAAGAAATTGCCTTCTGCTTTTTAAGAGAGCTATAGTAATGTTGTTCTGTCTTTTCAAACAGGTTAAAAGTTACAAAATAGGTCGTACGGAGTATCAATCTAGTAGCTGACTAGGAAATTTAGTAAGGTACCTGGTTGCTGTTGATGGTGCTTTCCATACAACTGGTCATATATCCGGAACCTGAAAGTTGCCTCCACGACCCTGTTAGGTGCCACAGATGTCACGGACAGCGCAAGTACAATAGAAACGTGTTCCTCTTTGTCGCCGCTCTTTGTGTCCCTCGGGTTCAATCTCAGATACCTGTGAATCAAAATCAAGAGAAAGTTCATGTTGCAACTTAATTTGTGTAATAAGGATGTCTGCACCATTTCAATGCAGAGACCAGGGCTAAGCTCTCTCTCATAAAAAAAAAAGGTCAAGCGAAAGGAATACACAAGAGAGGAGCAAGAATGAATTTTGTTCGTAAGGTTAGCTGAAAAAGATATAGTAGCATGTTAGTTTTACCATCTAAGCCCGCTGATCTCAAACATCCTGGAGGTTGTCCATCCATTACCCCTATCAAGAAGGGAGGAGAAATTATCGATCCTCCACTTGAAGGTTGTCTGCTCTGCCTCGTCGGAAACCTGGTTTGATCTCTGGTTTGATCCTTCTTCCACGTGCGAAGGTGTCACGTCCAATCTCTTGTTTGATCCTCCTGCAGCAGCGGCTCAAATTGTTGTCACACAGAGTTGCCCTATAAGAAAAGGCAAAGAGAGCTCAAAAAGAAACATTTACTGCAGCCAGCAGTAATAGACGAGTTGCCCATAGCGCTTGCACTTCCTCCCCACACGAATCCTCTGCAATCGAAATCAATCACTGCACCTCTCGCGGACGCAGTGTCTTCCTCCTGGATCGATGGGTGGTGTGGTGCCTTGCCCCGAGCAGCCACAAGGAGGGAGGGTCTTATGGGGGCGTAGGAGACTCTTGCATATAGACCTAATTAATGCCGTACACGAACTAGAACCTTTTCATCTTACATTACATTCCTAAAATATAGGGTACTTTCCCCATGTAGGAACTAGGAAGGCGACGCACTTCAAGGGAAAAACCCTCCAAAAACAATAGCCACCGCTCCTCCCTGGACTCTGCTCCGATGCCGTCAGATGGGGGAACTCGGTTCGCGGCTCGTCATTGTAGTTTAGGATAGATTTTGGAGTATTCTTCAGTACAGTACTACAACCATTTGAAAGACAAGCGGTTGGAACATCGTCTCCAGAAGGAATCCGAGCGAGATGGCGATTCCGGGGCGATTCAAATTTTGAATCCGCCCCGCGGGAGGGGCCGGCGGTGTGGCCGGCGGCGCGCCCGGCAAGAAAGATGGTCACGACGAGATGGCGGGCAGCTACGGCAGCGGCGACGGAGACACCGGCAGGTGGTGGCCGCTCCGCTCGCGGCGAGCTCGGCGTCCAGGGAGGCGTAGCGAGTTTGGAACTCATCCGGGCGGCGCGTCGGGAGGTGAGTCCGGTGGTGGGCGGCGGGGAGCCGTCGGCGGGGCCGCCCCTGGGAAGGGGCTGGGCCTCGGGACGAACGGAGCGGAGCCGCGGTTGGATGAGCTCGTGGGCGTTTCTGCTGGCGTTGCGCAGGCGAGCACGTGTGCGGCCGCAGAGGCTCAGGCAGAGGTTGTCAGCCGCGGCGTCGAGGCGCAGTCCGTGCCGTCTCCGGGGATGGGCCCGCGCAGGGGTTGGCTCCGGTTTGGTAATGACTTCGTTGAGGATGGCACCGTGTCGGAGGTCAGCGACGGTGAGGAATCCGCGTCGGCCGAGTCGTGTCTGGGGCACATGGAGGGGCGGCCAGCGTCCGCGGTAACCCTAGGTGGGTTCATCGCAAGGGTGGAGGAGCTGGGTGGCTCCCTCCGTCACCGTCGGCGGTCGCCCTTGGCCCCCGAGGGTGGTGACTCTGGCTCCGGCCACGCCGTGCCACGATTCCGGCGTCTGGGGGACGCGGGCTGGCATGCTGGTGAGTCTTCGAGGCAGGCGCGGGCCGGGAGGGTCTCGCCGGGGGGGCTTGCTCTCCCACCTCGCTGCAGAGGGTGGCGGAGACGGCGCCACCGGAGCCGCAGGAGAGGGGCACGGGGGCGCGCGTCGTCTGCgaccctagggtttccctagggaGGGAGGAGTTGGGCCTCTCGTGGGCGGCCCATGATCATTTTGGGCCGCTGGTGAATACGCCTTCGGGCCAGGAAGGCCCAAGTTTGTGTCCTGATCCATCGGTTGTGGCGTCGGCTCCCACTACCGGGCCAGGCGCACCTAAGCGTTGGCGTTTTAAGTGGATGTGGATGTCGGTCGGCTGCTCTTCTACGAGGCTAGAGTTTCCAGCTCGCCATAAAGAAGTGAGGCAGCGGCTGAACGATCCATCTGCGCCGCCTCATAGACTCCTTCGTCCCGCACAGGCTCCGCCGCCGCTCCACCGCTCCTTCGCAGAGGCGCTCATGGCCGGTGGGGAGGATGGCCGGAAGCGACGCTTCGCGGAAGCGGGTGGACGGAGGGACGGGGGATATAGTGGTCGCTGGCTGGAGGGGGCGACCGCAGGGAGGCGGCGGCCACCTCTAACCGGAGACAGGTTGGCGGAAGCTGGGAGGCCCCGAGGTTTGAGGCTGGTGGCAGCTAGCGTCAGGAGGGAGGGAGCGGCCACAACGGCAACAACTTCGACCATCAGGGAGACAGGTATGACCAATTCCGGGGGAGAGACGGCGAGAGGTATGACCGGAGCCGGGAGGGCTGGAGCTCTCCGCCGCCGTGGTGGCGCGAGCAGCAGCTCCGGGAGGAACTTCACCGTCAGAAGGCCTACACCACCGGAGGGGACCAAGGCCAGGGTAACTGGTCCGGTGAGGTGGGTCAGGGTGACCGGGGTGGCCAGGGGCAACGGCTACCTCCGAAGGCAAAAGGGAAGAAGGTGGCTGGGGCCAACTTCGGCAATGGAGGAAAAGCTCTGAGCGGTAAACCCAAGGGTGGGTCACGGACAGGGGCGCCGGCGGGAGGCGAGTGCTTCAAATGTGGCCGGGAAGGCCACTTCCAATCTGAATGCGAGTTTGATCCGCTCTGTGTGCTCTGCAGCAGCGAGGGTCACACCTCGGCCAACTGTCCGTCGAGGGGAAAGGGTTTCCGCCTTCAGACGTTGGGTCACGCCATCACCGATAGGGGCTTCTGCAACATCGACGTAGAGCCGCTCAAGGGAGGTAAACGGGCAGGAGAAGCTTTCACTGCGGTCATCAAGTTCCTGTCCGCGCCGCTCACGGAGGAGCAACTCTCAGCGGAACTGAAACATCTGGTGGACGACATGTGGGATTGGCAAGTGCGGAGGATGTCGGAGACTGAGTTCTCTGTCAACTTCCCTACGCGCCAAACTCTGCGCTTGAGCACTGGGAGTGGCAAGCTGCACCTaccgctcagcaagaaggatactgAGATTCGGGAGGCCTTCAACACACCAAAGCCATACCTTGTCCTCCCGTCTATTTGGGTCCGCCTCACCAGGGTTCCAGAAGATCTGATGGAGCGTGAGCGGCTGATGGTGGCCTTTGGGATGGTGGGCAGGGCTATTGATGTTGACGACCTCTCTATCTTGAAGAGGGAGACTGAGCCGATTCAGGTGCGATTCCAATGCCGCTATCCAGACTGTATCAAGGGCTTGGTGCAAGTGTTTGTCAATGGCGAAGGCTTCACCGTGGGGGTTGAGGCGGAGCATGCTCCGAGGGGTGGGAATGGTGGGGGGCTGGGGAcctgccgccgccaccacctcgcGATGACAGGGAGGAAGACGAATCGGATTACTTATCTTCAGATGGTAAGTGGAACAAGcacaggaggaagaagaaggacaagGATCAACGGGCCGAGCCGGGGCTCGGGGCTGCGCCGATGGATGGGTCGGGTCCGGCGGGGGCCAAGACGGTCGCCATGGGGCTGCTGGGATCCTGGAGTGCCCCTACCAGTGCTCGTGCAACGGACTGGTGTGCCAATGGGGGTTTTAATCAATATGGTACCAATTTCGGAGTGACCATTGAATCCCTCCTGTTTCAGCTGGACAAGAACGATCAACTCAAAGGAGTGGAGAAGGAGAGGACTACTACGCCTGCAGGGACTATGGGCCTGATTACGAGGGTTGGGGACCCGTCATTGTCTAAAGACACCACCTCACAGATCACTGATCCTGTTCCATCCTGGGTGGATGTAAGCCAAGTGAAGGAGGGGCATCCGGAGAGGATGGGCATGACAGGGGGCTGGGAGGCCCAGGGGACCGACTCTGTGATGTTGGAAGATGACACGGTCTCGGTGGACAGTGCCATGGTGCACCCACGGGACGACCTACACAAGGCTCTGAGGGAGAGACGGGGAGAGGTATGACCGGAGCCGGGAGGGCTGGAGCTCTCCGCCGCCGTGGTGGCGCGAGCAGCAGCTCCGGGAGGAACTTCACCATCAGAAGGCCTACACCACCGGAGGGGACCAAGGCCAGGGTAACTGCTCCGGTGAGGTGGGTCAGGGTGACCGGGGTGGCCAGGGGCAACGGCTACCTCCGAAGGCAAAAGGGAAGAAGGTGGCTGGGGCCAACTTCGGCAACGGAGGAAAAGCTCTGAGCGGTAAACCCAAGGGTGGGTCACGGACAGGGGCGCCGGCGGGAGGCGAGTGCTTCAAATGTGGCCGGGAAGGCCACTTCCAATCTGAATGCG
This Lolium perenne isolate Kyuss_39 chromosome 1, Kyuss_2.0, whole genome shotgun sequence DNA region includes the following protein-coding sequences:
- the LOC127339031 gene encoding uncharacterized protein; the encoded protein is MGNSSITAGCRGSNKRLDVTPSHVEEGSNQRSNQVSDEAEQTTFKWRIDNFSSLLDRGNGWTTSRMFEISGLRWYLRLNPRDTKSGDKEEHVSIVLALSVTSVAPNRVVEATFRFRIYDQLYGKHHQQQPASHVFEIASRCCRTPCIVPLAALKDKSSGFLVNNTCVFGVELIKVVAAKANYKSEVLKINSVCNAPQVYTWNIEDFFTLKGPSYSPEFELCGHKWFITINPSDENGTYISLFLTMKVPDTLHRNSANLVQFSICIKKLETGDNNGEKGKGRCEFSKNYPTWGFRRFKTLEDFKDPTIGYLVKTKCCIEAQVAVIGTSKMD